The following are encoded in a window of Desulfobacterales bacterium genomic DNA:
- a CDS encoding AAA family ATPase, translating to MEMKKKYRALFGFTKEPFASDIAVKQIMQTAQLAAAQNRFEYATDLGAIYLITGDTGSGKSTAIRYLLSCLHPSEYKLLYVTATTGSILELYRLILGQLGLRLAGMSRAVMTSLIKGQVLEMINKKKKAVLVIDEASMLRIEVFAELHTLCQFEMDCKPYLPLVLAGQSNLIDKLMYPGCLPLASRVVAKSHFTGAERTQMQDYLLHHLSIAGVNSMLFDDAAITAIHQGSGGIFRKANHLARGALIAAAMQKTKAVTAEHVQVAASELF from the coding sequence ATGGAAATGAAAAAAAAGTACAGGGCGTTGTTCGGCTTTACCAAGGAGCCCTTTGCATCCGATATCGCCGTTAAACAGATCATGCAAACGGCACAGCTTGCCGCGGCCCAGAACCGCTTCGAGTATGCCACCGATCTGGGCGCCATTTACCTGATCACCGGCGACACTGGCTCGGGCAAATCAACGGCCATCCGTTACCTGCTCAGCTGCTTGCATCCATCCGAGTACAAACTGCTGTATGTCACGGCCACCACCGGATCGATCCTTGAACTGTACCGGCTGATATTGGGCCAGCTCGGCCTGAGGCTGGCCGGCATGTCCCGCGCGGTGATGACCAGTTTGATCAAAGGCCAGGTGCTGGAAATGATCAACAAGAAAAAAAAGGCGGTACTGGTCATCGATGAGGCCTCTATGTTGCGCATCGAGGTCTTTGCCGAATTGCACACGCTTTGCCAGTTCGAAATGGACTGCAAACCCTATCTGCCCCTTGTTTTGGCCGGTCAGTCCAACCTGATCGATAAGTTGATGTATCCGGGATGTCTTCCGCTGGCCTCGCGCGTGGTCGCCAAAAGCCACTTTACCGGCGCTGAGCGCACCCAGATGCAAGATTATCTGTTGCATCATCTGTCGATCGCCGGCGTCAATAGCATGCTGTTTGACGACGCCGCCATTACCGCCATCCATCAGGGCTCCGGCGGCATCTTCCGAAAAGCCAATCACCTGGCCCGCGGTGCGCTCATCGCAGCTGCCATGCAAAAAACCAAAGCGGTCACGGCCGAACATGTCCAGGTGGCCGCATCCGAGCTGTTTTAA